From a single Sediminibacterium sp. KACHI17 genomic region:
- a CDS encoding TonB-dependent receptor — MRKLMTMLATIGLTTMSMAVQAQTAKVNGTVNGGQKAVEAASVGVLRAKDSSVVKLAVTDKAGQFEVEKLAAGKYLVVIQSVGYAKYYSESFDLGNGQSYTVKPVTLVNASKELQGVVVTSKKPFIEQKLDRTIINVDASPTNAGTTVMEVLEKSPGISVDKDGNISVKGKQGVVVMLDGKPTYLSAQDLANMLNNMSSSNLESIEIMTNPPARFDASGNSGVINIKTKKSKVMGYNASITTGYTQGVLPKTNNSINLNYRKGKMNFFGNASHNYNENFGELKIDRNFRNQTTNALLSTFDQLADNQREFKSYNYKAGFDYFMNKKTTLGLVVNGYDSKGIEYTDNTTFIKDPMGALVTRTQAINDVHLHFNNVGVNMNLRHVFDSTGKELTMDADYIRYTQDNTQMLTNDFYDHNGSIKAPKEILRGILPAAINIYSIKADYSQSLKGQMKLETGWKSSYVNTDNDAQYANWNGTSFVNDVTRSNHFLYKENINAAYLNLNKQFSKKWSAQLGLRAENTNITGNQLTTGEVFKRNYTQVFPTMYIGYTSNEKNQFALSYGRRIDRPNYQDLNPFFYFLDKYTYQVGNPYLRPQFSHNIELTHTFKGILNSSINYSTTNDILQDVLEQIDSTNSSFMKKSNIARRQNLGASVSLGMPVTKWFRTNIYMNGFYNKFTGVVNGGEISVTGATFMTNISNQFTLPKGWGAELSGFYRTGGVEGVLAMKSMGGLNIGFTKQVMKNKGTIRLVARDILYTQQFRGYSRYQNVDVTIRQARDSRVVNLSFTYRFSKGKTAAQRKRGGANEEQNRVNIGGGN; from the coding sequence ATGAGAAAGTTGATGACCATGCTCGCCACAATCGGACTCACAACAATGTCCATGGCAGTTCAGGCACAAACAGCGAAAGTAAATGGTACCGTAAATGGTGGCCAAAAAGCAGTTGAAGCAGCTTCAGTGGGTGTTTTACGCGCTAAAGACTCTTCAGTAGTAAAATTGGCCGTTACCGATAAAGCCGGTCAGTTTGAAGTTGAAAAACTAGCTGCCGGCAAATACCTGGTGGTTATACAGTCTGTAGGATATGCCAAATATTACAGTGAATCTTTTGATTTGGGTAATGGACAATCCTATACAGTTAAACCGGTTACCTTGGTAAATGCTTCAAAAGAGTTACAGGGTGTAGTAGTTACCTCTAAAAAGCCCTTTATCGAACAAAAGCTGGACAGAACGATCATTAATGTGGATGCTTCTCCAACCAATGCCGGTACTACGGTAATGGAAGTATTAGAAAAATCTCCGGGTATTTCAGTTGATAAAGATGGTAATATCAGTGTTAAAGGAAAACAAGGTGTGGTAGTAATGTTAGATGGTAAACCTACTTACCTCAGTGCACAGGATCTGGCTAATATGTTAAACAACATGTCAAGCTCAAACCTCGAATCAATTGAGATCATGACCAATCCTCCTGCACGTTTTGATGCTTCTGGTAATTCTGGTGTCATTAATATCAAAACAAAAAAGAGTAAAGTGATGGGCTATAACGCCAGTATTACCACAGGTTATACACAAGGTGTTCTTCCAAAAACCAATAACAGCATTAACCTGAACTATAGAAAAGGTAAAATGAACTTCTTCGGAAATGCCAGTCATAACTACAATGAGAATTTTGGAGAGCTGAAGATCGACAGAAACTTCCGCAATCAAACCACCAATGCGTTATTGTCAACTTTTGATCAACTCGCAGACAATCAGCGTGAGTTCAAGAGTTATAACTATAAAGCAGGGTTTGATTATTTTATGAATAAGAAAACCACTTTAGGGTTAGTTGTAAATGGTTACGATAGTAAAGGAATTGAGTATACAGATAATACAACCTTTATTAAAGATCCAATGGGTGCATTGGTAACACGTACACAAGCAATCAATGATGTTCATTTGCATTTCAATAATGTGGGTGTGAACATGAATCTGCGCCATGTATTTGATAGCACTGGTAAGGAATTGACAATGGACGCTGACTATATCAGATACACACAGGATAACACACAAATGCTGACCAATGATTTCTATGATCATAACGGTAGTATCAAAGCGCCAAAAGAGATCTTACGTGGTATTTTACCTGCAGCGATCAATATCTATAGTATCAAAGCCGATTATTCACAATCACTCAAAGGACAAATGAAATTGGAAACAGGGTGGAAGAGTAGTTATGTGAATACGGATAACGATGCTCAGTATGCCAATTGGAACGGTACTTCATTTGTGAATGATGTTACGCGTAGCAATCACTTTCTCTACAAAGAAAATATCAATGCCGCTTATTTGAATTTGAATAAACAATTCAGCAAAAAATGGAGTGCACAATTAGGACTTCGTGCTGAGAATACCAACATCACTGGTAATCAGTTAACAACCGGAGAAGTATTCAAGCGGAACTATACACAAGTGTTTCCAACCATGTATATCGGTTATACATCAAATGAAAAAAATCAGTTCGCTTTGAGTTATGGTCGCCGTATCGATCGTCCGAATTATCAAGATCTAAACCCATTCTTTTACTTCCTGGATAAATATACTTACCAGGTCGGTAATCCATACCTGAGACCACAATTCAGCCATAACATTGAGCTTACACACACTTTTAAAGGGATTTTGAACAGCTCTATCAACTATAGTACGACCAATGATATTCTGCAGGATGTGCTGGAACAGATCGATAGTACGAACTCTTCCTTCATGAAGAAAAGTAATATCGCACGCAGACAAAATCTAGGGGCTTCCGTAAGTCTGGGTATGCCGGTTACAAAATGGTTCAGAACCAATATCTACATGAATGGATTTTATAACAAGTTCACAGGTGTGGTAAATGGTGGAGAAATATCAGTAACAGGTGCAACATTTATGACCAATATCTCAAACCAATTTACATTGCCAAAAGGCTGGGGTGCGGAGTTGAGTGGATTTTATCGCACAGGTGGAGTAGAAGGAGTGTTGGCAATGAAATCTATGGGTGGATTGAACATTGGCTTTACCAAACAAGTAATGAAAAATAAAGGTACCATCAGACTGGTGGCACGTGATATCTTATATACGCAACAATTCCGTGGATACAGCAGATATCAGAATGTTGATGTAACGATTCGTCAGGCTAGAGATAGTCGTGTAGTTAACTTGAGCTTTACTTATCGCTTTAGCAAAGGGAAAACTGCAGCGCAGCGTAAAAGAGGTGGTGCAAATGAAGAACAGAATCGCGTCAATATCGGTGGAGGTAATTAA